The proteins below come from a single Arthrobacter sp. zg-Y1171 genomic window:
- the ureG gene encoding urease accessory protein UreG translates to MSENVLRIGIGGPVGSGKTALTEALVPLLIEAGRTPGVITNDIYTQEDAHHVRRELAGILDPERVVGVETGSCPHTAVRDDPTMNLAVGAEMLERFPDIDTLIYESGGDNLTLTFSPALADVFVFVLDTAEGEKMPRKRGPGITDSDILVINKIDIAQYVRTDLNVMESDAHRVREDRPVVLTNSLTGFGVDELHQQIMSHWNGARTELIG, encoded by the coding sequence ATGAGTGAGAACGTATTGAGGATCGGCATCGGCGGGCCCGTGGGCAGCGGCAAGACGGCGCTGACGGAGGCGCTGGTGCCGCTGTTGATCGAGGCGGGGCGCACCCCCGGCGTCATCACCAACGACATCTATACCCAGGAGGATGCCCACCACGTGCGCAGGGAGCTGGCCGGCATCCTCGACCCCGAGCGAGTGGTGGGTGTCGAGACCGGTTCCTGTCCGCATACAGCCGTGCGCGACGACCCGACCATGAACCTGGCCGTCGGCGCGGAGATGCTCGAACGGTTTCCCGACATCGACACGCTCATCTACGAGTCCGGCGGCGACAATCTGACGCTCACCTTCTCCCCGGCGCTTGCCGATGTGTTCGTGTTCGTGCTCGACACCGCTGAAGGCGAGAAGATGCCGCGCAAGCGCGGTCCCGGCATCACCGACAGCGACATCCTGGTGATCAACAAGATCGATATCGCGCAGTACGTCCGCACCGACCTCAACGTGATGGAGTCCGACGCACACCGGGTACGTGAGGACCGGCCCGTGGTGCTGACCAATTCGCTCACCGGGTTCGGCGTCGATGAACTCCACCAACAAATCATGTCGCATTGGAACGGTGCCAGAACCGAGCTCATCGGATGA
- a CDS encoding HoxN/HupN/NixA family nickel/cobalt transporter encodes MSEQANTQEKAVAPGRSYRAQVVLAFIPVALLHIAGFGLFFFLVEPLHLQLGSSVFGVGIAVVAYVLGVRHAFDADHIAAIDNTTRKLVDLRRPAAGVGLFFSLGHSTIVFLMAALLALGVSWAVGLSDDGNEVRNGLGVFGTVVSGVFLLLIGLINAVAFIGILKVWRASRNGDLDQLELERHLQGRGLISRLIRPMLRTIDRPGKMYAVGFLFGLGFDTASEIALLVLAGTGAATGLPWYAILCLPLIFAAGMSLFDTLDSAIMVKAYGWASVNAVRKLYYNLTITGLSVMIAVMIGGIELVGLLNEKLGLQDPLTGWVAAIDLENVGYIVVATLILVWLTSTAYWRLGHVEERWALASSGAGTPGGATAPGGPELRQTPGKDAPPEDAPPKEQA; translated from the coding sequence GTGAGTGAACAAGCGAACACGCAAGAGAAGGCTGTGGCCCCGGGGCGCTCCTACCGTGCGCAGGTGGTGCTCGCCTTCATCCCGGTCGCGCTGTTGCACATCGCGGGCTTCGGACTGTTCTTCTTCCTGGTCGAACCGCTGCATCTGCAGCTGGGCTCCTCGGTCTTCGGGGTTGGTATCGCCGTGGTGGCCTACGTCCTCGGCGTACGGCACGCCTTCGACGCCGACCACATCGCTGCGATAGACAACACCACCCGCAAACTGGTGGACCTGCGCAGGCCGGCCGCCGGGGTCGGATTGTTCTTCTCCCTAGGGCACTCCACCATTGTGTTTCTGATGGCCGCGCTTCTGGCACTCGGGGTGAGCTGGGCCGTGGGGCTCAGCGATGACGGCAACGAGGTGCGCAACGGCCTCGGTGTCTTCGGTACGGTCGTCTCCGGAGTCTTCCTGCTGCTCATCGGACTCATCAACGCCGTCGCGTTCATCGGAATCCTCAAGGTCTGGCGGGCCTCGCGCAATGGCGACCTCGACCAGCTGGAGCTGGAGCGGCACCTGCAGGGCCGCGGCCTCATCAGCCGCCTTATCCGGCCGATGCTTCGTACCATCGACCGCCCGGGGAAGATGTATGCCGTTGGCTTTTTGTTCGGGCTCGGCTTCGACACCGCCAGCGAGATTGCCCTGCTGGTGCTGGCCGGAACCGGGGCAGCGACGGGGCTTCCCTGGTATGCCATCCTCTGCCTGCCCCTGATCTTTGCCGCAGGCATGAGCCTGTTCGACACGCTCGATTCAGCCATCATGGTGAAAGCCTATGGCTGGGCGAGCGTCAACGCGGTGCGCAAGCTGTACTACAACCTCACCATTACCGGGCTCTCAGTCATGATTGCCGTCATGATCGGTGGCATTGAGCTGGTCGGGTTGCTGAATGAGAAGCTCGGGCTCCAGGACCCACTCACCGGGTGGGTAGCCGCCATCGACCTGGAGAACGTGGGCTACATTGTCGTGGCCACGCTGATACTGGTCTGGTTGACCTCTACCGCCTACTGGCGGTTGGGCCATGTAGAGGAACGATGGGCGCTGGCAAGCAGCGGGGCGGGCACACCTGGCGGCGCAACCGCGCCCGGCGGGCCGGAGTTGAGGCAGACGCCTGGAAAGGACGCGCCGCCTGAGGACGCCCCGCCGAAGGAGCAAGCATGA
- a CDS encoding S41 family peptidase, protein MSPTAYLRYPDLHGNLVTFVAEDDVWMAPVGGGRAWRVSAMQLPARSPKFSPDGTRLAWQVVQGGAPEIVTADVDGGNFRQLTFWGSQSTRLKGFNSAGAAIATCSVEQEDNRLRWAFAVPLDGSAPVKLPYGPVETIAEGPAVGDERPMVIGSLLTREQAWWKRYRGGTAGKLWIDADGNGEFLRLVPELDGNLSDPMWIDGRVVFLSDHEGYGNLYSVTPQGEDLRRHTDFEGFYVRHASSDGSRIVFESAGRIWLLSSLDAEAEPLDIVLGSAGTARRPRPLNVAKHLSAVVPDTKGTASVVESHGTLHWLTHRDGPSRVIEADSTVRARLGRPLDGSRAVYVADRGGEEAIYIKDVFAELGTVAASPAATERVTGGIPAAGSGEGNGLVLPSPVSASGAAVSAARESGIRESGHDVGTEGAESAPTGAPEAGAAAETIRVGFDRPTRVSRLVASPDGQHVGVSTEYGEVFVLDVATAELIPVASSDFGAVDQLAFSPDSQWLAWAEPSSGEGRSRIRLRSVRDTAAPVVDITDGRFSDHDPSFTTDGLYLAFLSERSFDPVYDTHRFDLSFPSSTKPFLVALAAGTPSPFGPSVSGTSPAASKNTAASGTEADAPQDTVPPVQVDAERIGDRLIAVPVPQGRYEKLRAAEGGLLWQSSDIYGVTGDGRASAADRDPAARLERFDLEKKDVSVLVPALDDFEVSGDGTKVVLKHEGSVRMVPAVSRVEEDSAENIRVDLERIRIRIDPVKVWGQAFDEAWRLQRDFFWAPDMGGLDWDGVHARYRPLVQNLGSHDDLVDLLWEMHGELGTSHAYVTPVPVTEQGSGGQGFLGADLRPGAGGWEVVRILGAESSDPAATSPLTAPGADVHPGDVIAAVDGQPVPPNEGPAVLLAGAAGRTVELTVVSAGSDGAPEQRRIAVVPLRSEERLRYQNWVSANRRLVREASNGEFGYLHIPDMMANGWSQLHRDLDQEASLRGLVVDVRRNRGGHTSQLVAELIGRKVTAWSVPRGGAPTPYPAHAPRGPVVILTDEFAGSDGDIVTQVSKLRGIGPVVGTRTWGGVVGIDGRFNLVDGTVVNQPRHAYWFTGGVGWDVENRGVEPDIEVAFPPHAYVAGDDPQLEHGVGILREMLSELPTDEPPAMSGYRNLQPAPLPKRPQEHTEEADPSLPAPVSAGAGADATSRDSRH, encoded by the coding sequence ATGAGTCCAACTGCATACCTCCGTTACCCCGATCTGCACGGGAACCTCGTCACCTTTGTCGCCGAAGACGATGTCTGGATGGCTCCCGTGGGCGGTGGCCGTGCCTGGCGGGTCTCCGCGATGCAGCTGCCGGCCCGTAGCCCGAAGTTCTCCCCGGACGGAACCCGGCTTGCCTGGCAGGTGGTTCAGGGCGGTGCACCGGAAATCGTCACGGCAGACGTTGACGGCGGGAACTTCCGGCAGCTGACCTTCTGGGGCAGCCAGAGCACGCGCCTGAAGGGATTCAACTCCGCCGGAGCGGCCATTGCCACGTGCTCCGTGGAACAGGAGGATAACCGGCTCCGCTGGGCCTTCGCGGTTCCTCTCGACGGGTCGGCGCCGGTCAAGCTTCCGTACGGCCCGGTGGAAACCATTGCCGAGGGCCCCGCAGTCGGCGATGAACGCCCGATGGTGATCGGCAGTCTGCTCACCCGGGAGCAGGCATGGTGGAAGCGCTACCGCGGCGGCACCGCAGGAAAGCTCTGGATCGACGCCGACGGCAACGGGGAATTCCTCCGCCTCGTCCCGGAACTGGACGGCAACCTGTCGGACCCGATGTGGATCGACGGCCGGGTGGTCTTCCTTTCGGACCACGAAGGCTACGGCAACCTCTACTCGGTGACACCCCAGGGGGAGGATCTCCGCCGGCACACCGACTTCGAAGGATTCTATGTTCGGCACGCCTCCTCCGACGGCAGCCGCATCGTGTTCGAATCCGCAGGACGCATCTGGCTCCTGTCCTCGCTGGACGCCGAAGCAGAGCCGCTGGACATCGTCCTGGGCTCAGCCGGCACTGCCCGCCGGCCGCGTCCGCTCAACGTCGCAAAGCACCTGTCAGCGGTTGTTCCCGATACCAAGGGAACCGCCAGCGTGGTGGAGAGCCACGGAACCCTGCACTGGCTGACCCACCGGGACGGGCCGTCGCGCGTGATCGAGGCAGATTCGACCGTCCGCGCCCGTCTGGGCAGGCCGTTGGACGGGTCCCGTGCCGTGTACGTGGCGGACCGCGGCGGCGAAGAAGCGATCTACATCAAGGACGTTTTCGCCGAGCTCGGCACGGTGGCGGCCAGTCCGGCTGCCACGGAACGAGTCACCGGAGGGATTCCGGCTGCCGGCTCCGGTGAGGGCAACGGTTTGGTTCTGCCCAGCCCGGTGTCCGCTTCCGGAGCTGCCGTTTCGGCCGCCCGGGAATCCGGGATCAGGGAATCGGGGCACGACGTCGGGACGGAGGGCGCCGAATCGGCACCTACAGGAGCGCCGGAGGCCGGGGCAGCTGCCGAGACCATCCGGGTAGGGTTCGACCGCCCCACCCGCGTCAGCCGGCTCGTTGCCAGCCCGGACGGACAGCACGTGGGCGTCTCCACCGAATACGGTGAAGTGTTTGTGCTGGACGTGGCCACCGCCGAGCTGATCCCCGTTGCGTCTTCCGACTTCGGGGCCGTCGACCAGCTTGCTTTCTCCCCGGACTCGCAGTGGCTCGCCTGGGCTGAACCGTCCAGCGGCGAAGGCCGGTCGCGGATACGCCTGCGGTCCGTGCGGGATACAGCAGCGCCCGTAGTGGATATAACCGACGGCCGGTTTAGCGACCATGATCCTTCGTTTACCACCGACGGCCTTTATCTGGCGTTCCTTTCGGAGCGCAGCTTCGACCCGGTGTACGACACCCACCGGTTCGACCTCAGCTTCCCGTCCTCCACCAAACCCTTCCTGGTGGCGCTGGCCGCCGGGACGCCGTCGCCGTTCGGGCCGTCGGTATCCGGCACTTCCCCCGCTGCCTCCAAGAACACGGCGGCGTCCGGAACCGAGGCAGACGCGCCGCAGGACACGGTGCCGCCGGTGCAGGTGGACGCCGAGCGGATCGGTGACCGCCTGATTGCCGTGCCGGTGCCCCAGGGACGCTACGAAAAGCTCCGGGCCGCAGAGGGCGGACTTCTCTGGCAGTCCTCGGATATCTACGGGGTGACCGGCGACGGCCGCGCATCGGCAGCAGACCGTGATCCGGCTGCCAGGCTGGAGCGCTTTGACCTGGAGAAGAAGGACGTATCGGTCCTGGTTCCGGCGCTGGACGATTTCGAAGTCAGCGGCGACGGCACCAAGGTGGTGCTGAAGCACGAAGGCAGCGTCCGCATGGTTCCAGCAGTTTCCCGGGTGGAAGAGGACTCGGCCGAGAACATCCGCGTGGACCTGGAACGGATCCGGATACGGATCGATCCCGTGAAGGTGTGGGGACAGGCCTTTGATGAGGCCTGGCGCCTGCAGCGTGACTTCTTCTGGGCACCGGACATGGGCGGGCTCGATTGGGACGGTGTCCACGCCCGGTACCGGCCGCTGGTCCAGAACCTCGGAAGCCATGACGACCTCGTGGACCTGCTCTGGGAAATGCACGGGGAACTCGGCACGTCCCACGCCTATGTCACTCCCGTTCCGGTCACCGAGCAGGGCTCGGGCGGTCAGGGTTTCCTCGGTGCGGATCTGCGCCCCGGCGCCGGCGGCTGGGAAGTGGTGCGGATCCTCGGCGCCGAGTCCTCGGACCCGGCGGCCACGTCTCCCTTGACTGCGCCGGGTGCCGACGTCCACCCCGGTGACGTCATTGCCGCAGTGGACGGGCAGCCGGTTCCCCCGAACGAGGGACCGGCCGTCCTGCTCGCCGGAGCAGCCGGCAGGACGGTCGAACTGACCGTTGTGTCCGCCGGCAGCGACGGCGCGCCGGAACAGCGGCGGATCGCCGTCGTTCCGCTGCGAAGCGAGGAACGCCTGCGTTACCAGAACTGGGTCAGTGCCAACCGGCGCCTCGTGCGGGAAGCCTCCAACGGTGAGTTCGGCTACCTGCATATCCCCGACATGATGGCCAACGGGTGGTCCCAGCTGCACCGGGACCTGGACCAGGAAGCATCCCTGCGTGGCCTGGTGGTCGACGTCCGGCGGAACCGGGGCGGACACACGTCCCAACTGGTTGCCGAGCTGATCGGCCGGAAAGTCACGGCATGGAGCGTTCCCCGCGGCGGCGCTCCCACCCCCTACCCGGCGCATGCACCGCGCGGTCCCGTAGTGATCCTGACGGATGAATTCGCCGGATCCGACGGCGATATCGTCACCCAGGTGTCCAAGCTGCGCGGCATCGGCCCCGTCGTGGGCACGCGGACCTGGGGCGGCGTCGTCGGAATCGACGGACGTTTCAACCTGGTCGACGGAACGGTGGTGAACCAGCCGCGGCACGCCTACTGGTTCACGGGCGGTGTCGGCTGGGACGTGGAAAACCGCGGGGTGGAGCCGGACATTGAGGTGGCCTTCCCGCCGCACGCCTATGTGGCCGGGGACGACCCGCAGCTGGAACACGGCGTGGGCATCCTGCGCGAAATGCTGTCTGAGCTGCCTACGGACGAACCGCCGGCCATGTCCGGCTACCGTAACCTCCAGCCCGCTCCGTTGCCGAAGCGGCCCCAGGAGCACACGGAAGAGGCGGACCCGTCCTTGCCTGCACCGGTGAGTGCAGGTGCGGGAGCGGACGCAACGAGCCGGGACAGCCGGCACTAG
- a CDS encoding CrcB family protein codes for MRPQYLRWGPIGLVALGGGAGAASREGLSLVIPNLGEVPVAIPIINVVGAFLLGYLYEAVTRLDRSGPTGKNLKLLLGTGFCGGFTTYSSLATDTAVLFRDGFPWTAIIYALGTVIVGACATWAGIAAASGLHARGSDPQHKQGDAS; via the coding sequence ATGCGCCCACAATACCTGCGCTGGGGCCCCATCGGACTTGTCGCCCTCGGAGGCGGAGCCGGTGCTGCCAGCCGCGAGGGCCTGTCCCTGGTCATACCGAACCTCGGTGAAGTGCCGGTGGCAATCCCGATCATCAACGTGGTCGGTGCCTTTCTGCTCGGCTACCTCTACGAGGCTGTCACTCGCCTGGACAGGTCCGGTCCGACAGGGAAGAACCTCAAACTGCTGCTCGGTACCGGTTTCTGCGGCGGCTTCACCACATACAGCTCGCTGGCCACCGACACCGCTGTACTCTTTCGCGACGGTTTTCCCTGGACCGCCATAATCTACGCCCTCGGCACGGTGATCGTCGGTGCCTGCGCCACTTGGGCGGGCATTGCCGCCGCAAGCGGTCTCCACGCCCGCGGCTCGGACCCGCAGCATAAGCAGGGGGATGCTTCATGA
- a CDS encoding urease subunit gamma: protein MNLTPKEIDKLYIYQVADLARKRRERGTKLNVSEATALICEAILEGARDGRTVAEVMELGKTIVSESQCMDGVRERLPLLQVEATFADGSKLVSCHDPIGV from the coding sequence ATGAACCTCACTCCCAAGGAAATAGACAAACTCTACATATACCAAGTGGCGGATTTGGCCCGTAAGCGGCGCGAGCGGGGAACCAAGCTCAATGTCAGCGAGGCCACCGCCCTCATCTGCGAGGCGATCCTGGAGGGTGCCCGCGACGGCCGGACCGTCGCAGAGGTGATGGAACTCGGTAAGACCATCGTTTCTGAAAGCCAGTGCATGGACGGCGTCCGTGAACGGCTGCCCCTCCTGCAGGTCGAGGCGACTTTCGCCGACGGCAGCAAGCTGGTCTCCTGTCACGATCCCATCGGGGTGTGA
- a CDS encoding urea transporter — protein MSSASAASPNPSISSAGWLKGWGQGLSQIFFQSNIYTALLILAAFVVADWRMAVLVLIGCAGNTVGGRLLKADSSSVTSGLEGFCGALVGAATFSTIGGQWAAYPIALIGGLLCAPVTWLVVALFTKTPLRVFSLPSTTAPFCIVATGILLSTEALHVTSAPSATIDSEPLAFARSLLTNVSEVVLINNVWSGALILLGLFVASWKVGLAGLLGSVVGSLCALAMGEALTETANGLAGYSGVLTAIALAVVFLRSSTLSWVLAVIGTVVTAVVTVIMHDLSAPTYTWPYILTTWVFLVIAHYIPAAKRP, from the coding sequence ATGAGCAGCGCCAGTGCGGCCTCGCCGAACCCATCCATCTCGAGTGCAGGCTGGCTGAAGGGCTGGGGCCAGGGGCTGTCGCAGATCTTCTTCCAGAGCAATATCTACACGGCGTTGCTGATTCTGGCCGCCTTCGTTGTCGCGGACTGGCGCATGGCCGTGCTCGTGCTGATCGGCTGTGCGGGAAACACGGTGGGAGGGCGCCTGCTCAAGGCCGATTCATCCTCAGTGACATCAGGCCTGGAAGGTTTTTGCGGCGCCCTTGTTGGGGCTGCGACGTTCTCAACCATTGGGGGTCAGTGGGCGGCGTATCCCATCGCGCTCATCGGCGGCTTACTCTGTGCCCCGGTGACGTGGCTGGTGGTTGCGCTGTTCACCAAGACACCGCTGAGGGTGTTCTCCCTGCCGTCCACGACGGCACCGTTCTGCATCGTGGCGACGGGCATACTGCTCAGCACGGAGGCACTGCACGTGACCTCGGCGCCGTCGGCCACCATCGATTCCGAACCGCTCGCCTTTGCACGCTCCCTGCTGACGAATGTGTCAGAGGTGGTGCTGATCAACAACGTCTGGTCCGGCGCCCTCATCCTGCTCGGCCTGTTCGTTGCGAGCTGGAAGGTGGGGCTGGCCGGGTTGCTGGGCAGCGTCGTGGGCAGCTTGTGCGCCCTGGCAATGGGAGAGGCCCTAACCGAAACGGCCAACGGCCTGGCCGGCTACTCCGGTGTACTCACCGCTATTGCACTCGCCGTGGTCTTCCTCCGCAGCAGCACGCTCTCCTGGGTTCTGGCCGTGATCGGAACGGTGGTCACTGCGGTGGTGACAGTGATCATGCATGATCTTTCAGCTCCCACCTACACCTGGCCGTACATCCTCACCACGTGGGTGTTCCTGGTCATCGCCCATTACATTCCCGCAGCCAAGCGCCCATAG
- a CDS encoding urease accessory protein UreD, producing the protein MPAEMRRHTQEEWKNLPVGSPGKVGILQLGFACNRGRTELVQHYQKSPLQIMHPLYFNPLRPDMAYTYLMSSGGGILQGDRLRTDLTFGPGTSAHVTTQTQTRVYRMDHDYASAIMNLTVEEGAHVEYLPEPVVPFAASRYYQQTSVVIDESATLLLGDTMYAGRLARGERHAYDVYASDLEVRRPDGRLVALDRVRLSPGAGAHGAVSGVSGLGVLANHDVLAMLYVFTPLVPAAQLADTLHRALAESGGDLIFGVSTLPGDAGVWMRLVGNDTVAVAAANTAAASAVHELLTGKQAPAIRKS; encoded by the coding sequence GTGCCTGCCGAAATGCGGCGGCACACCCAGGAAGAGTGGAAGAATCTGCCCGTCGGCAGCCCGGGCAAAGTCGGCATTCTCCAGCTCGGGTTCGCCTGCAACCGGGGCCGAACCGAGCTGGTGCAGCACTACCAGAAGTCACCGTTGCAGATCATGCATCCGCTCTATTTCAACCCGCTGCGCCCCGACATGGCTTACACCTACCTGATGTCCTCGGGCGGCGGCATTCTGCAGGGAGACCGGCTGCGCACCGATTTGACCTTCGGCCCCGGCACTTCGGCGCACGTCACCACTCAGACCCAAACCCGGGTCTACCGCATGGACCACGACTACGCCTCCGCGATCATGAACCTCACGGTCGAAGAAGGCGCCCATGTGGAGTACCTGCCCGAGCCCGTGGTGCCCTTCGCCGCTTCGCGCTACTACCAGCAGACATCAGTGGTGATCGACGAGTCGGCAACCTTGCTGCTCGGCGACACCATGTACGCGGGCAGGCTCGCCCGCGGCGAGCGGCACGCCTACGATGTGTACGCCTCCGACCTCGAGGTGCGGCGGCCGGACGGCCGCCTGGTTGCCCTCGACCGGGTTCGGCTCAGCCCGGGAGCGGGAGCCCACGGAGCGGTCTCCGGGGTCAGCGGGCTAGGCGTGCTTGCCAACCACGATGTGCTCGCCATGCTGTACGTCTTCACGCCCCTCGTTCCGGCGGCCCAGCTCGCTGATACCCTGCACCGTGCGCTTGCCGAAAGCGGCGGCGACCTGATCTTCGGGGTGAGCACGTTGCCCGGTGATGCCGGCGTGTGGATGCGCCTGGTGGGCAACGACACCGTAGCTGTGGCGGCCGCAAACACGGCCGCAGCATCGGCGGTACACGAGTTGCTGACCGGGAAGCAAGCACCCGCGATTCGAAAGAGCTAG
- the crcB gene encoding fluoride efflux transporter CrcB, producing MTPGIFLLLALAGGVGATVRFVIDGLIRAHLKTRFAWATTIINVSGSVVLGLLTGLTIEHFVSTDLSIVIGTGFLGGYTTFSTASYETVQLIKEGRYGASFISGIVMLVLSVAAAVLGLWVGASV from the coding sequence ATGACCCCCGGAATTTTCCTGCTGCTGGCGCTGGCCGGCGGGGTAGGTGCAACGGTGCGGTTCGTCATTGACGGACTCATCCGCGCGCACCTCAAGACGCGCTTTGCCTGGGCAACAACCATCATCAACGTCTCCGGTTCCGTGGTGCTCGGCCTGCTCACCGGCCTCACCATCGAGCACTTTGTGTCGACCGACCTCAGTATCGTGATCGGGACCGGCTTCCTCGGCGGCTACACCACCTTCAGCACCGCGAGCTACGAGACGGTGCAGTTGATTAAGGAGGGCCGCTACGGTGCATCCTTCATCAGCGGTATCGTCATGCTGGTGCTCTCAGTGGCGGCCGCCGTGCTCGGCCTCTGGGTGGGCGCCTCGGTGTAG
- the ureC gene encoding urease subunit alpha produces MAKISRKQYTDLFGPTTGDRVHLADSNLVIEIEKDYNEGHYGDEVVYGGGKTARDGMAADPQATSAEGVLDLVITNAIILDPVLGVIKGDIGVRDGKIAGIGKSGNPHTQSGVDPRLVVGPGTELLAGEHFIATPGGIDSHVHYISPEQALAALSNGITTLFGGGTGPTDGTNGVTTTPGVWNLARLLESAEGSPVNMGFLGKGNGSLPDALIEQVEAGACGLKVHEDYGTTPAALSNALSVADDYDVQISVHTDSLNEAGYVENTLDAIDGRTIHTFHTEGAGGGHAPDIIKVAGHPNVLPSSTNPTLPYTVNSVDELLDMVMVCHHLSHDVPEDVAFADSRVRAETISAETVFHDEGIISMVSSDSQAMGRIGESFMRTFQIAHHCKDQRGPLPEDSGDNDNFRVLRFLAKITINPAITQGVSDYIGSLEEGKIADIVLWPIQSFAAKPRLIVKGGLINWALMGDPNASLPTPQPVFYRPMFGAQGKALQSTRVTFMSKAAIDKGVPERLGLESQVLPVHRCRGIGKEHMVRNNATPVIEVDPETYDVTYNGTLATIPPAQSLPMTQLFFLA; encoded by the coding sequence ATGGCGAAAATCTCGCGCAAGCAGTATACCGATCTCTTTGGTCCGACCACCGGCGACCGGGTCCACCTGGCCGATTCGAATCTGGTGATCGAGATCGAGAAGGATTACAACGAGGGCCATTACGGCGACGAGGTGGTCTACGGCGGCGGCAAGACCGCACGCGACGGCATGGCGGCCGATCCCCAGGCGACTTCCGCGGAAGGCGTGCTTGACCTGGTGATCACCAACGCAATCATCCTGGACCCGGTGCTGGGTGTCATTAAGGGCGACATCGGCGTGCGTGACGGCAAAATCGCCGGTATCGGCAAGTCCGGCAACCCGCACACCCAGAGCGGAGTGGATCCGCGCCTGGTGGTTGGCCCCGGAACCGAGCTGCTGGCCGGCGAGCACTTCATCGCCACCCCCGGCGGCATCGACTCACACGTGCACTACATTTCGCCGGAACAGGCGCTGGCCGCCCTCTCCAACGGCATCACGACCCTCTTCGGCGGCGGCACGGGACCCACCGACGGCACCAACGGCGTCACCACGACTCCGGGCGTCTGGAATCTCGCCAGACTGCTGGAATCGGCCGAAGGGAGTCCCGTCAACATGGGCTTCCTCGGCAAGGGGAACGGCTCGCTGCCCGATGCCCTGATAGAACAGGTCGAGGCCGGCGCCTGCGGACTCAAGGTACACGAGGACTACGGCACGACGCCGGCTGCGCTCAGCAACGCACTCTCCGTGGCCGATGACTACGACGTGCAGATCTCGGTGCATACAGACAGCCTCAACGAGGCCGGTTATGTGGAGAACACCCTTGACGCCATCGACGGCCGCACCATCCACACCTTCCACACCGAGGGTGCCGGCGGCGGCCACGCCCCGGACATCATCAAGGTGGCCGGCCACCCGAACGTGCTCCCGTCTTCGACGAACCCGACCCTGCCCTACACCGTCAATTCGGTGGATGAGCTGCTCGACATGGTGATGGTCTGCCATCACCTCTCCCACGACGTCCCCGAAGACGTCGCCTTCGCGGATTCCCGCGTACGGGCCGAGACGATTTCCGCGGAGACGGTTTTCCACGATGAAGGGATCATTTCGATGGTCTCGTCCGACTCCCAGGCAATGGGTCGCATCGGCGAATCGTTTATGCGCACCTTCCAGATCGCCCACCACTGCAAGGACCAGCGCGGCCCGCTGCCGGAGGACAGCGGCGACAACGATAACTTCCGGGTGCTGCGCTTCCTCGCCAAGATCACGATCAACCCGGCCATCACCCAGGGCGTGTCCGACTACATCGGCTCGCTGGAAGAGGGAAAGATCGCCGATATCGTGCTCTGGCCGATCCAATCCTTCGCTGCCAAGCCCCGGCTGATCGTCAAGGGAGGCCTGATCAACTGGGCATTGATGGGAGATCCGAACGCCTCGCTGCCCACCCCGCAGCCGGTGTTCTACCGCCCTATGTTCGGTGCGCAGGGCAAGGCGCTGCAGAGCACGCGGGTGACGTTCATGTCGAAGGCGGCTATCGACAAGGGCGTACCGGAGCGGCTCGGGCTGGAGAGCCAGGTGCTGCCGGTGCACCGCTGCCGCGGCATCGGCAAGGAGCACATGGTCCGCAACAACGCGACGCCGGTGATCGAGGTGGACCCGGAGACATACGACGTGACATACAACGGCACGCTGGCCACCATCCCGCCGGCCCAGTCCCTGCCGATGACCCAGCTGTTCTTTCTCGCCTAG
- a CDS encoding urease accessory protein UreF, whose product MSDVRQLLTSLQFADSAFPSGFYTMSHGLEGYRQARLVSGDGVQQLLAELLLHSVGPGDVTALAAAHRAAAGGDVDLVQEVDQRLFASKLNAEMRTASVRSGHQLIDLGAELTEHALLGEYAERVKLRSTPGCQPVAAAVVYAANGVTTRQAVASDLFAFSASFVGAALRLRLTDHRQAQAILLQTSPVMEQVTEAALARDLADLGGFAPMADVMSAQHERAEARLFAS is encoded by the coding sequence ATGTCGGATGTTCGCCAGTTGCTGACGAGCCTGCAGTTCGCGGACTCGGCCTTTCCCAGCGGCTTCTACACGATGTCGCACGGGCTCGAGGGATACAGGCAGGCCCGGCTCGTGTCCGGTGACGGAGTGCAGCAGCTGCTGGCCGAGCTGCTGCTGCACTCCGTCGGCCCCGGGGATGTAACGGCGCTTGCTGCTGCGCACCGCGCCGCGGCAGGCGGCGACGTTGACCTCGTGCAGGAGGTCGACCAGCGGTTGTTCGCCTCGAAACTGAACGCCGAAATGCGCACCGCCTCCGTACGCAGCGGCCACCAGCTGATCGATCTTGGCGCCGAGTTGACTGAGCACGCACTGCTCGGTGAGTACGCAGAGCGGGTGAAGCTGCGCAGCACACCCGGCTGCCAGCCAGTCGCGGCGGCGGTGGTGTATGCGGCCAACGGAGTCACAACCCGGCAGGCCGTGGCATCGGACCTGTTCGCCTTCTCGGCGAGCTTCGTCGGGGCGGCCCTTCGGCTGCGGCTGACCGACCACCGCCAGGCGCAGGCCATCCTGCTGCAGACATCCCCCGTCATGGAGCAGGTGACGGAGGCCGCCCTGGCGCGCGATCTCGCTGACCTTGGCGGCTTTGCGCCCATGGCGGACGTCATGTCAGCCCAGCATGAGAGAGCCGAGGCCCGCCTGTTCGCCAGCTGA